Proteins co-encoded in one Nonomuraea helvata genomic window:
- a CDS encoding PQQ-binding-like beta-propeller repeat protein, with protein MLGVSDRAGGATMIDYEDEFQWSRKGSGDSAWMVRCDDDSVYHGHSKGVARYDAQDGMPIWQTSLNEQVLFGWQEAHSVYAGTARGSVGSVIRLAKGDGRIEAVYRCDGSVYSCATSPGGRHVFAGDNESSVYCFDASGERLWKLDTGCGSAFSMQFLDDRLYIVTTDGTLACIDASEAAIAAARSGSVPQPLDVKAAASLQAVEPSVTLETTTDAGDGVVVECFQEGQRLRIRVVSPGYESWNVQFPKDIREPGARYLVDGLRSAGRGGFYRAYGEIRRLV; from the coding sequence ATGCTCGGCGTCTCGGACCGTGCGGGCGGGGCCACCATGATCGACTACGAGGACGAGTTCCAGTGGTCGCGCAAGGGCAGCGGCGACTCCGCCTGGATGGTCAGGTGCGACGACGACTCCGTCTACCACGGGCACTCGAAAGGTGTCGCTCGCTACGACGCGCAGGACGGGATGCCCATCTGGCAGACGTCCCTCAACGAGCAGGTGCTGTTCGGCTGGCAGGAGGCGCACTCCGTCTACGCGGGCACCGCGCGCGGCTCCGTGGGCAGCGTGATCCGCCTGGCCAAGGGCGACGGCCGGATCGAAGCCGTCTACCGGTGCGACGGCTCCGTCTACTCCTGCGCCACCTCGCCCGGCGGCCGCCACGTCTTCGCGGGCGACAACGAGTCATCGGTCTACTGCTTCGACGCCTCGGGCGAGCGGCTGTGGAAGCTCGACACCGGTTGTGGCTCCGCGTTCTCCATGCAGTTCCTGGACGACCGGCTCTACATCGTCACCACTGACGGCACGCTGGCCTGCATCGACGCCAGCGAGGCGGCCATCGCCGCGGCCCGCTCGGGCAGCGTGCCGCAGCCGCTGGACGTCAAGGCGGCGGCCTCGCTGCAGGCGGTCGAGCCATCGGTCACGCTGGAGACCACCACCGACGCGGGCGACGGCGTGGTGGTGGAGTGCTTCCAGGAGGGCCAGCGGCTGCGGATCCGCGTGGTCAGCCCCGGCTACGAGTCCTGGAACGTGCAGTTCCCCAAGGACATCCGCGAGCCGGGAGCCCGCTACCTCGTCGACGGCCTGCGCTCGGCCGGGCGCGGCGGGTTCTACCGCGCGTACGGGGAGATCCGGCGGCTGGTCTGA
- a CDS encoding MFS transporter — MTQTSEATTTSWWPLVAACLGAFMLLVDVTIVMVALPHITADLGMTFTGIQWLLDGYALALAALLLAAGSFADHAGRRKVLLGALAVFALASLACGLAPSGGVLLAARVVQGVGGAAMMATTLAVISATYHGRQRGIAFGVWGGVNGAAAAVAPVLGGLLTEHLHWRAIFLVNLPISLAAGWLTLRTVEESRLPGKGRLDWPGMVTFTVAAGALTYGLIEAGQHGWTAKQALVPLSGAAVALAAFVVIETRGTHPMLDLRLFANRSYSGIMAGAMLLMPAAFACLAFTSIWLQGALRLGPVDAGLALTPMAATSLVVSVAVSRLFPRLPARAGIGCGLLLIGVGALLQGMLDQDSTSIALAPGLVVTGLGVGLALPPLNSAVMLYVPPQRAGMAAGTVNTVRQLGYALGIAVLGILYQGDQAPYAALNDVYRASAATGLVAGLLVLAVVRPGRRG; from the coding sequence ATGACCCAGACTTCCGAGGCGACGACGACCAGCTGGTGGCCCCTGGTGGCCGCCTGTCTCGGCGCCTTCATGCTTCTCGTCGACGTGACCATCGTCATGGTCGCGCTGCCCCACATCACCGCCGATCTCGGCATGACGTTCACCGGCATCCAGTGGTTACTGGACGGCTACGCGCTGGCCCTGGCCGCTCTGCTGCTCGCCGCCGGCTCCTTCGCCGACCACGCCGGGCGGCGGAAGGTGCTCCTGGGGGCGCTGGCCGTGTTCGCGCTGGCCTCCCTGGCCTGCGGCCTGGCTCCCAGCGGCGGCGTGCTGCTGGCGGCGCGCGTGGTCCAGGGCGTGGGCGGGGCCGCCATGATGGCCACGACCCTGGCCGTCATCAGCGCCACCTACCACGGCAGGCAGCGCGGCATCGCGTTCGGCGTGTGGGGCGGCGTCAACGGCGCCGCCGCGGCCGTCGCACCCGTGCTCGGCGGCCTGCTCACCGAGCACCTGCACTGGCGGGCCATCTTCCTGGTGAACCTGCCCATCAGCCTGGCCGCCGGCTGGCTCACCCTGCGCACGGTCGAGGAGTCGCGCCTGCCCGGGAAGGGCCGGCTCGACTGGCCGGGCATGGTCACGTTCACGGTCGCCGCGGGCGCCCTCACGTACGGGCTCATCGAGGCCGGGCAGCACGGCTGGACGGCGAAGCAGGCGCTCGTGCCGCTGTCCGGGGCGGCGGTGGCGCTCGCGGCCTTCGTCGTCATCGAGACGCGCGGCACCCACCCCATGCTGGACCTGCGGCTGTTCGCCAACCGGTCGTACAGCGGGATCATGGCGGGGGCCATGCTGCTGATGCCGGCCGCGTTCGCCTGCCTGGCCTTCACCTCGATCTGGCTGCAGGGGGCCCTCAGGCTCGGCCCGGTGGACGCGGGGCTGGCGCTGACGCCGATGGCCGCCACCTCCCTGGTGGTCTCGGTGGCCGTCTCGCGCCTGTTCCCCCGGCTGCCCGCCCGCGCCGGGATCGGCTGCGGGCTGCTGCTGATCGGCGTGGGCGCGTTGCTCCAGGGCATGCTCGACCAGGACTCGACCTCGATCGCGCTGGCGCCGGGACTGGTCGTGACGGGCCTCGGCGTGGGGCTGGCCCTCCCCCCGCTCAACTCCGCTGTCATGCTGTACGTGCCGCCGCAGCGCGCGGGCATGGCCGCGGGCACGGTCAACACGGTCAGGCAGCTCGGCTACGCGCTCGGCATCGCCGTGCTCGGCATCCTGTACCAGGGTGACCAGGCCCCGTACGCCGCGCTGAACGACGTCTACCGGGCGAGCGCCGCCACGGGCCTCGTCGCGGGCCTGCTGGTGCTGGCGGTGGTCCGTCCGGGCAGACGCGGGTGA
- a CDS encoding sigma-70 family RNA polymerase sigma factor, which translates to MDDPEERFTELYDRHYRSVLGYALLRAERDTAEDVSSETFLVAWRRLDQLPEPPLPWLLGVARNMLAKQRDSHHRRQALVDRIAALSGDQVGGDVAEHVIDRETALAALSGLPEQDVEAMVFATWYGLPPEQAAAVMGCSVRTYNVRLHRARKRLNQALRLEVRSTRWGG; encoded by the coding sequence GTGGACGATCCCGAAGAACGATTCACCGAGCTCTACGACCGGCATTACCGCAGCGTACTGGGCTATGCCCTGCTGCGGGCCGAGCGCGACACGGCCGAGGACGTCTCCAGCGAGACGTTCCTCGTGGCCTGGCGGCGGCTCGACCAGCTGCCCGAGCCGCCGCTGCCGTGGCTGCTCGGCGTGGCCAGGAACATGCTGGCCAAGCAGCGCGACTCGCACCATCGGCGCCAGGCGCTGGTCGATCGGATAGCCGCGCTCAGCGGGGATCAGGTGGGCGGGGACGTCGCCGAGCACGTCATCGACAGGGAGACGGCCCTGGCCGCGCTGTCGGGCCTGCCGGAGCAGGACGTGGAGGCGATGGTGTTCGCCACCTGGTACGGCCTGCCGCCCGAGCAGGCGGCCGCCGTCATGGGGTGTTCGGTCCGCACGTACAACGTCAGGCTGCACCGCGCCCGCAAACGCCTGAACCAGGCGCTTCGCCTCGAGGTCCGCAGCACCCGATGGGGAGGATGA
- a CDS encoding polysaccharide lyase 8 family protein, which yields MHRPTRRSFLRLGGVTAAGAVGALVPAEAAHTPDDSFVRLRRRWREVAAGAGYDPAAEPYRTWLARLGRRAARYRDTMAPGRASLWPDQAFPSFVATPRRLRDMAHAYVLEGTGLTGDPGLAAAVVAGVDHYRRHVYAAGADAVGNWWHWQIGVPKSLLDTAVLVELPEPQGAALREAVDHFVPESRLGDYSGTSTGANRVDLCVVMLLRAMLGSDYGRAELAVSALAPVFRLVGDGDGFYRDGSFIQHTYVPYQGAYGVTLLSGLATLFAVLRGSPWEVSDQNVFDMVERSFAPFVLDGACMDLVRGRGVGRRPFGDHEKGREIAAAVLLLGESAPAAERARWQAMVKGWAARDTYRPMPAHPEPAFHARLAAIMDDDAVPAAAEPVGHRLLPMSARAVHRRPGWCAALSMASARIGHYEHGNGENLRGWHTGSGMLYWWAEGHGDQYSDSFWPTVDPYRLPGTTVSTRRLPDGAGEAWGDTCPPGRWVGGATDGTYATVGQHLNGLESTLEAVKSWFFLDDAIVCLGAGITAEDGVPVETVMDNRRTSASLTVQEGWAHLDGHGGYVVRRPFRTLRERRTGGGVTRDYVTLWLDHGVDPRAAGYVYLLLPGASQEETGRRAADPGWVRVLANTARVQAVHVPSLGIIAANFWQPVAVGGLSASAPCAVLVRDGGGTATVTVSDPRCDLDELAVTWARPVAGLIGGGARLTGSTLTFGGLSGQEGASRTVTVRLG from the coding sequence GTGCACCGGCCAACCAGGCGCTCGTTCCTGCGGCTCGGCGGCGTGACCGCGGCCGGGGCGGTCGGTGCGCTGGTGCCCGCCGAGGCGGCGCACACGCCCGACGACTCGTTCGTACGATTACGCCGCCGCTGGCGGGAGGTGGCGGCGGGGGCCGGGTACGACCCGGCGGCGGAGCCGTACCGGACCTGGCTGGCCCGGCTGGGCAGGCGCGCCGCCCGCTACCGTGACACCATGGCCCCCGGCCGGGCCTCGCTCTGGCCGGACCAGGCGTTCCCGTCCTTCGTGGCGACGCCGCGGCGGCTGCGTGACATGGCGCACGCGTACGTGCTGGAGGGCACCGGCCTGACCGGCGATCCGGGCCTGGCGGCTGCCGTCGTGGCAGGCGTGGACCACTACCGGCGGCACGTGTACGCGGCGGGCGCCGACGCGGTGGGCAACTGGTGGCACTGGCAGATCGGCGTGCCGAAGTCGCTGCTCGACACGGCCGTGCTGGTCGAGCTGCCCGAACCGCAGGGCGCGGCGTTGCGGGAGGCGGTCGATCACTTCGTCCCCGAAAGCCGGCTCGGCGACTACAGCGGCACCAGTACCGGGGCCAACCGCGTGGACCTGTGCGTGGTGATGCTGCTGCGGGCCATGCTCGGGTCCGACTACGGCAGGGCCGAGCTGGCGGTCTCCGCGCTCGCGCCGGTGTTCCGGCTCGTCGGGGACGGCGATGGGTTCTACCGGGACGGGTCGTTCATCCAGCACACGTACGTGCCGTACCAGGGCGCCTACGGAGTGACGCTGCTGTCGGGGCTGGCGACGCTGTTCGCGGTGCTCAGGGGCTCGCCCTGGGAGGTCTCCGACCAGAACGTGTTCGACATGGTCGAGCGGTCGTTCGCGCCCTTCGTCCTGGACGGCGCCTGCATGGACCTGGTCCGCGGCAGGGGAGTCGGCAGGAGGCCGTTCGGCGACCACGAGAAGGGGCGGGAGATCGCCGCGGCGGTCCTGCTGCTGGGGGAGAGCGCCCCGGCCGCCGAGCGGGCCCGCTGGCAGGCCATGGTCAAGGGCTGGGCGGCACGCGACACGTACCGGCCGATGCCGGCGCATCCCGAGCCCGCCTTCCACGCCCGGCTGGCCGCGATCATGGACGACGACGCCGTGCCCGCGGCGGCGGAGCCCGTCGGGCACCGGCTGCTGCCGATGAGCGCCAGGGCCGTGCACCGCAGGCCGGGCTGGTGCGCGGCGCTCAGCATGGCCTCGGCCAGGATCGGCCACTACGAGCACGGCAATGGCGAGAACCTACGCGGCTGGCACACCGGCTCGGGAATGCTCTACTGGTGGGCCGAGGGCCACGGCGACCAGTACTCCGACTCCTTCTGGCCCACCGTGGACCCCTACCGGCTGCCCGGCACGACCGTCTCCACACGCAGGCTGCCCGACGGCGCGGGCGAGGCATGGGGCGACACGTGCCCGCCGGGGCGCTGGGTCGGCGGGGCCACCGATGGCACGTACGCGACCGTCGGCCAGCACCTGAACGGGCTGGAGAGCACGCTGGAGGCGGTCAAGTCCTGGTTCTTCCTCGACGACGCGATCGTGTGCCTCGGCGCGGGCATCACCGCGGAGGACGGCGTGCCCGTCGAGACGGTCATGGACAACCGCAGGACCAGCGCTTCTCTGACGGTTCAGGAAGGCTGGGCCCACCTGGACGGCCACGGCGGCTATGTCGTGCGCCGGCCGTTCCGCACGCTGCGCGAGCGCCGCACCGGCGGCGGCGTGACCCGCGACTACGTGACGCTCTGGCTCGATCACGGCGTCGATCCCCGCGCGGCCGGATACGTCTACCTGCTCCTGCCCGGCGCGAGCCAGGAGGAGACCGGCCGCAGGGCCGCCGACCCCGGCTGGGTGCGCGTGCTCGCCAACACCGCGCGCGTGCAAGCCGTCCACGTGCCCTCACTGGGGATCATCGCGGCCAACTTCTGGCAGCCCGTGGCCGTCGGCGGCCTGAGCGCCTCCGCGCCCTGCGCGGTGCTGGTGCGCGACGGCGGCGGCACGGCCACGGTGACCGTGTCGGACCCCCGATGCGACCTCGACGAGCTGGCCGTGACGTGGGCGCGGCCGGTGGCCGGGCTGATCGGCGGCGGCGCCCGACTGACCGGCTCCACGCTCACGTTCGGCGGGCTGAGCGGTCAGGAGGGCGCCTCGAGGACCGTCACCGTGCGGCTCGGCTGA
- a CDS encoding WGR domain-containing protein, giving the protein MTYLELSEDGGGSHKFYEVTVAGTSVTITYGRIGEAGQTKVTNFPTEAKAQAAADKKIGEKTRKG; this is encoded by the coding sequence ATGACCTACCTGGAGCTGTCGGAGGACGGCGGCGGATCGCACAAGTTCTACGAGGTGACCGTGGCGGGCACCAGCGTCACCATCACCTACGGGCGCATCGGCGAGGCCGGCCAGACCAAGGTCACCAACTTCCCCACCGAGGCCAAGGCCCAGGCGGCGGCGGACAAGAAGATCGGCGAGAAGACCCGCAAGGGGTAG
- a CDS encoding Lrp/AsnC family transcriptional regulator, which yields MEIIELDEVDRGLLHALQVDGRASFSHIGEVLGVSDQRVARRYRRLRSSGTVRVVGVVDGRRVGYESWSIRLRCTPDAAVSIAEALGRRPDTFWVHLLSGGTEISCTTIQRTAKERQSLLLGRLARTDRVLSVTAHRSIHMFAGGWSGWMGKAVLSPEQEAALMAGRGFARHGGEEPITPGPGDDALLEALSRDGRAGYADLAAATGWSESTVRRRMEQLCAAGSIFFHLDVLPALLGKRVEAQLWMSVPPAELDATGRALAGHPEVAFVGATTGPANLIANVVCDDDTAFYRYLTESLGALPAIGHIETAPIIRTIKRFGAVLPL from the coding sequence GTGGAAATCATCGAGCTGGACGAGGTGGACCGGGGGCTGCTGCACGCGTTGCAGGTGGACGGGCGGGCCTCGTTCAGCCACATCGGAGAGGTGCTCGGCGTGTCCGACCAGCGGGTGGCCCGCCGCTACCGGCGGCTGCGTTCCAGCGGCACGGTCCGGGTGGTCGGCGTCGTGGACGGGCGGCGGGTCGGATACGAGTCATGGTCGATACGGCTGCGGTGCACGCCTGACGCGGCGGTCTCGATCGCCGAGGCGCTCGGACGGCGCCCCGACACGTTCTGGGTGCACCTGCTGTCCGGCGGTACCGAGATCTCCTGCACCACGATCCAGCGCACGGCGAAGGAGCGCCAGTCGCTGCTGCTGGGCAGGCTGGCGCGGACGGATCGCGTGCTGTCGGTCACGGCGCACAGGAGCATCCACATGTTCGCCGGCGGCTGGTCCGGCTGGATGGGGAAGGCCGTGCTGTCGCCCGAGCAGGAGGCGGCGCTGATGGCGGGACGCGGGTTCGCCCGTCATGGCGGGGAGGAGCCGATCACTCCTGGGCCCGGCGACGACGCGCTGCTGGAGGCGCTGTCGCGGGACGGCCGCGCGGGCTACGCCGACCTGGCCGCGGCGACAGGCTGGTCGGAGTCGACGGTCAGGCGCCGCATGGAGCAGCTCTGCGCGGCGGGCTCGATCTTCTTCCACCTCGACGTGCTCCCCGCGCTGCTGGGCAAACGGGTGGAAGCACAGCTGTGGATGTCGGTGCCGCCGGCCGAGCTGGACGCGACCGGGCGGGCGCTGGCCGGGCATCCGGAGGTCGCGTTCGTGGGCGCGACGACGGGCCCCGCCAACCTGATCGCCAACGTCGTGTGCGACGACGACACGGCGTTCTACCGCTACCTGACCGAGAGCCTGGGCGCGCTGCCCGCGATCGGGCACATCGAGACCGCGCCGATCATCAGGACCATCAAGCGGTTCGGGGCCGTGCTCCCCCTCTGA
- a CDS encoding xanthine dehydrogenase family protein molybdopterin-binding subunit: MGEPYVGARTPRREDARLLTGKGRYVGAVRLPGTLHAYVVRSPIAHGRLVGCDAKAAWAVEGVLDVITPADAAGLSLPCVSLAPGQRMTSFPVLDDAIRYVGQPLAVVVARTPEAARDAAELVDLSLDELPAAVGTDRAMEEGAPLLYPEWGTNVLTDFTLGDADWASFAEQAAHVVEMTFTMGRVSPYPLEPRGVVASYADDELTVHISSQAPHHVREHLADALGLSHDRVRVISGDTGGGFGAKEHVYPDEALICLAAMRLGRPVSWSESPGDRLFATLPARAAVHRARLALAEDGRFLALHADVVGDVGAHPSNVGISTFTVTATLLPGPYRFDRVAVRVRGVVTNTTPTGSYRGFGQPEAALTRERLIDEAARRLGIDRIELRLRNMLGPDELPYTTRVYQRYDSGDYPLALRTLRDLVTPVEKADGRRRGIGYSCHVESTGMGPSMDLKATAIQAGGYETVVLRMEQDASVVVSSGVVSIGQGIETALAQLAADRVGVPIERVRVVLGDTATTPYSSIGAIASRSLAVGGGALTRAAEQLRGKLLALAAHRLEAAPDDLEIADGSVRVKGDPAASVTLRELATSAWRGWDLPDGAAPGLEERVSYDPAGYTFAYGAHAAAVAVDPETGAVEVERYWVVNDAGVLVNPAVVEGQLRGGVAQSIGMALTEEIVYTPEGQPITDYLLPTTREVPDIEVVMLETPSPITPGGMKGVGEAGTIGPPAAIANAVAAALPEIADRITGVPLTPSRLWSLLADVPSPPR, translated from the coding sequence ATGGGTGAGCCTTATGTCGGCGCCAGGACGCCGCGACGGGAAGACGCCAGGCTGTTGACCGGAAAAGGCAGGTACGTCGGCGCGGTGCGCCTGCCTGGCACGCTCCACGCGTACGTGGTGCGCAGCCCCATCGCCCACGGGCGGCTGGTCGGCTGCGACGCCAAGGCGGCCTGGGCGGTCGAGGGCGTGCTCGACGTCATCACCCCGGCCGACGCCGCCGGCCTGAGCCTGCCCTGCGTGAGCCTGGCGCCCGGCCAGCGCATGACGTCGTTCCCGGTGCTGGACGACGCCATCAGGTACGTGGGCCAGCCCCTCGCCGTCGTCGTCGCCCGCACGCCCGAGGCCGCCAGGGACGCCGCCGAGCTCGTCGATCTCTCGCTGGACGAGCTGCCCGCGGCGGTCGGGACGGATCGGGCGATGGAGGAGGGGGCGCCGCTGCTGTACCCCGAGTGGGGCACGAACGTGCTCACCGACTTCACGCTGGGCGACGCGGACTGGGCCTCCTTCGCCGAGCAGGCCGCGCACGTGGTCGAGATGACGTTCACGATGGGGCGGGTCTCGCCGTACCCCCTTGAGCCGCGCGGCGTGGTGGCCTCGTACGCCGACGACGAGCTGACCGTGCACATCTCCTCGCAGGCGCCCCACCACGTGCGCGAGCACCTGGCGGACGCGTTGGGGCTCTCCCACGACCGGGTACGCGTGATCAGCGGCGACACGGGCGGCGGGTTCGGCGCCAAGGAGCACGTCTATCCCGACGAGGCCCTCATCTGCCTGGCCGCGATGCGCCTGGGCCGGCCGGTGAGCTGGTCGGAGTCGCCGGGCGACCGGCTGTTCGCCACGCTGCCGGCGCGGGCGGCCGTGCACCGGGCGCGGCTGGCGCTCGCCGAGGACGGGCGGTTCCTGGCGCTGCACGCCGACGTGGTCGGTGACGTGGGCGCCCATCCCTCCAACGTCGGAATCTCGACCTTCACGGTGACGGCCACGCTGCTGCCCGGGCCGTACCGGTTCGACCGGGTGGCGGTACGCGTGCGCGGCGTCGTCACCAACACCACGCCGACCGGCTCCTACCGGGGCTTCGGCCAGCCGGAGGCGGCCCTGACGAGGGAGCGGCTGATCGACGAGGCGGCACGCAGGCTGGGGATCGACCGGATCGAGCTGCGGCTGCGGAACATGCTGGGGCCCGACGAGCTGCCGTACACCACGCGGGTCTACCAGCGCTACGACTCCGGCGACTACCCGCTCGCCCTGCGGACCCTCCGGGACCTGGTCACGCCCGTCGAGAAGGCCGACGGCCGCAGGCGCGGCATCGGCTACTCCTGCCACGTGGAGAGCACCGGCATGGGCCCCTCGATGGATCTCAAGGCCACCGCGATCCAGGCGGGCGGCTACGAGACGGTGGTCCTGCGGATGGAGCAGGACGCGTCCGTGGTCGTGTCGTCCGGGGTGGTCTCGATCGGGCAGGGCATCGAGACGGCGCTGGCCCAGCTGGCGGCCGACCGGGTGGGGGTGCCGATCGAGCGGGTCCGGGTGGTGCTGGGGGACACGGCGACCACGCCGTACTCGTCGATCGGGGCGATCGCGAGCCGCTCACTGGCGGTCGGCGGCGGGGCGCTCACCCGGGCCGCCGAACAGCTCCGCGGCAAGCTCCTGGCCCTCGCCGCACACCGGCTGGAGGCCGCACCCGACGACCTGGAGATCGCCGACGGCTCGGTACGGGTGAAGGGCGACCCCGCGGCGTCGGTCACCCTGCGTGAGCTCGCCACGTCGGCGTGGCGCGGCTGGGACCTCCCCGACGGAGCCGCACCCGGCCTGGAGGAACGGGTCAGCTACGACCCGGCCGGCTACACGTTCGCCTACGGCGCGCACGCGGCCGCCGTGGCCGTGGATCCGGAGACCGGAGCCGTCGAGGTGGAGCGCTACTGGGTCGTCAACGACGCGGGCGTCCTGGTCAACCCGGCCGTGGTGGAGGGCCAGCTGCGCGGCGGAGTGGCGCAGAGCATCGGCATGGCGCTGACCGAGGAGATCGTCTACACCCCCGAAGGCCAGCCCATCACCGACTACCTGCTGCCGACGACGCGCGAGGTGCCGGACATCGAGGTCGTGATGCTGGAGACCCCCTCGCCGATAACCCCCGGCGGCATGAAGGGCGTCGGGGAGGCGGGCACGATCGGCCCGCCGGCCGCCATCGCCAACGCGGTCGCCGCCGCCCTCCCGGAGATCGCCGACCGGATCACCGGCGTCCCCCTGACCCCGTCCCGCCTCTGGTCCCTGCTCGCGGACGTGCCCTCACCGCCCCGCTGA
- a CDS encoding ATP-binding protein, whose amino-acid sequence MQYAWPLHDDARTVGHARAIIRDELSALSLCSDLVDDAVLMVSELITNALMYGDGPYELALHVDAREIMCLVVDSSPLLPQPSPPDVGAEHGRGLRIIARLSDGFYGCHPQRYVTHPDLVGKATWFALPRSGATGNVVPLRAGT is encoded by the coding sequence ATGCAGTACGCCTGGCCGCTGCACGACGACGCCCGGACGGTTGGTCACGCAAGAGCGATCATCCGCGATGAATTGTCGGCACTCTCCCTTTGTTCGGATCTCGTTGACGACGCCGTCCTCATGGTGAGCGAACTGATCACCAATGCCCTCATGTACGGCGACGGCCCGTACGAACTGGCCCTGCACGTCGATGCCAGGGAGATCATGTGCCTGGTCGTGGACAGCAGTCCGCTGCTGCCGCAGCCGTCGCCACCGGACGTGGGAGCCGAGCACGGGCGCGGGCTGCGGATCATCGCCCGGCTCTCCGACGGCTTCTACGGCTGCCACCCTCAGCGCTACGTCACGCATCCCGACCTGGTCGGCAAGGCGACCTGGTTCGCGCTGCCGCGGAGCGGGGCGACCGGGAACGTGGTGCCGCTGAGAGCGGGGACGTAA
- a CDS encoding CU044_5270 family protein translates to MTDRMFADLRPAKLDELTEDAYRRRRSADLARALATPRRPRHSRRPFLLMAGTLAAGLAAAVTVVAGSGESTAPVKAPQPPVVAQPVSARSFLLAAATTAMREPAGSGRYWYVRERTFQKVHNVPSEYMAQIQRLIKEQQRREKELKGDLKRLEAAKDDFEQKVGKLKTAELPYVAYAADTRETWRAMKKGEPGSSVGSQDVRVTFGSPDDEAAWRAAGSPELVDPKTPAPVRSADRILSIDNPSLTLQNVRDLPTGEDGLRQELDALWKRSPRMAHADKPTYLWQTGVDLMTAPIRPGTRSALFRILADQPGITSQGESSDALGRTGVALSAPSADGFDFRLIIDGDTAELLQYEVVEKGQPLLRVALEQLGWSDSPDQRPKG, encoded by the coding sequence ATGACCGACCGCATGTTCGCCGACCTCAGGCCGGCGAAGCTCGACGAGCTCACGGAGGACGCCTACCGGCGGCGCCGCTCGGCCGACCTGGCCCGCGCCTTGGCCACGCCCCGGCGACCGCGTCACTCGCGGCGGCCGTTCCTGCTGATGGCGGGGACCCTGGCAGCGGGGCTCGCCGCGGCCGTCACCGTGGTGGCCGGCTCCGGTGAGAGCACCGCACCCGTGAAGGCCCCACAGCCGCCGGTCGTCGCCCAGCCTGTCAGCGCCCGCTCGTTCCTGCTGGCGGCGGCCACGACCGCGATGCGGGAGCCGGCCGGGTCCGGCCGCTACTGGTACGTCCGCGAACGCACCTTCCAGAAGGTGCACAACGTGCCGAGCGAGTACATGGCGCAGATTCAGCGCCTGATCAAGGAGCAGCAGCGGAGGGAGAAGGAGCTCAAGGGCGATCTCAAGCGGCTCGAAGCCGCCAAGGACGACTTCGAGCAGAAGGTGGGGAAACTGAAGACGGCGGAGCTGCCGTACGTGGCGTACGCGGCCGACACGCGCGAGACCTGGCGGGCGATGAAGAAGGGCGAGCCCGGCAGCTCGGTGGGCAGCCAGGACGTACGCGTCACGTTCGGCTCGCCCGACGACGAGGCGGCCTGGCGGGCGGCGGGCTCGCCCGAGCTGGTGGACCCCAAGACCCCGGCGCCGGTCCGCAGCGCCGACCGGATCCTGTCCATCGACAACCCGAGCCTGACCCTGCAGAACGTGCGCGACCTGCCCACCGGCGAGGACGGGCTGCGGCAGGAGCTGGACGCGCTCTGGAAGCGCAGCCCGCGCATGGCGCACGCCGACAAGCCCACTTACCTGTGGCAGACCGGAGTGGATCTGATGACCGCGCCGATCCGGCCGGGCACCCGGTCCGCGCTGTTCAGGATCCTGGCCGACCAGCCGGGCATCACGTCGCAGGGAGAGTCTTCGGACGCGCTGGGGCGCACAGGGGTCGCCCTGTCCGCGCCCTCGGCCGACGGCTTCGACTTCCGGCTGATCATCGACGGCGACACGGCCGAGCTGCTGCAGTACGAGGTCGTGGAGAAGGGGCAGCCGCTGCTGCGGGTGGCGCTGGAGCAGCTCGGCTGGAGCGACTCGCCAGACCAGCGGCCGAAGGGGTGA